Within the Setaria viridis chromosome 3, Setaria_viridis_v4.0, whole genome shotgun sequence genome, the region cGCCAAGGTCCAGGTGGGGCTCCCGCGCAAGAAGCCGAGAGAGTTCAAGCCGGCCTTCGAACTCCCcgaggcgctcgccgccgccgccgccgccgaaggcgGCGCGGGCTGGGACGCCGAGGGCAGCGTGGTGAAGAACTACGCCGCGTTCGGGGTGGTGGCCAACCCCAACCTCCTCGGCGCGCACGCCCGTGGCACCCCGCGGCTCGTCCAGAGCGCGCCGCTGCAGGCGCccgacatcgccgccgcgcgcgcgcccatcCCGGAGTTCGAGCCCAtcgacaccggcagcgacctcGAGAACGATGGTAAGCTCGTTGCGCCGTTTCATAGTGTTTATTGGGAAATCCTGGAACTGAGTTGCCATATATAAATGGAAGATCGTGTAATTAACATGTTGCGCGTAGCTCTAGTATCTCAGGATGAAGGTGGTAGATTTACTTTGATTTTGATGTGTATAGTTTGATTACATTGGCTACAAATCTTGCCCTGGTTATTGGCTTGAGTGATAATGCTATTCTGAGAGATTGATCAATATAAAATGATATGTGCCGGTAACTGTGATGTCATATATAGCACTTGATGAGTCTCTCAAATTTGATTTTCTTTATAGTACGAATGATTGCTTTTGAGATCTGAATCTTATAAAAAATGCATGCTATGTGAATCCAGCAATGAGGTAagattaaaaataaatttgatgtCTTCCATATTTTAATCTAGGAAAGTGAGCATCTGATGGTTGAATCCATGGTTTTTAAAGCGGTAAGGCGAGGCGAGGTGACACAGCACCGCTCAGCCGCCTAGGCGATTAAGGCGCGAGGCAAGGCGACGCCTTACATATGTCCTACCATATAAAACAAAACACTTTGGCACATGAAACAGAGCAATTAGCATACAAAACAGAGCAATTAGCATCCTAATCACAGACTTCCGTGGTGGCCCCAAGCCCCCAACCTCTCGTGGGCCAAGTCTTATCCCAACCCAGCGGCGCGGCCTGGCTCAGGCATCTTCCCATCTCTCTCTCCTGTTACCTTTCCctatcctctcctctctctctccctctgttaccttttccctttctttctctttttcatcTCTCTCTACGCAGCTTGGAGGCGGCTCAGGCGCTGCCCGATTCCCAAGCCGGCGGTGAGCACGAGCTTGGTTGTAGCTAGGGGAGTATCAGCCTACGGCGGATCCATGGCATGGAGGTGCCACGGTGGAGAGGAAGCCCTGCGTGGGGATGCGTGGCTCCTCTGCTTGGGCGGCGCGCACGAGATTGCGTCAGGAGTTGCCGCGTGCGGAAGGGTCGGAGCTGCGCAGGAAGGGGAAGGTCTCTTCCCACTCGCAATCCCTCTTCCTTGTCTCCTATACTCTTGTCCCTCTCGATTTCTTCCCACGCGGGGATGCGTGGCTCCTCCGCCTGGGCGGTGCGCACGAGA harbors:
- the LOC117850980 gene encoding uncharacterized protein, with product MGGSRRKLKRSRAKVQVGLPRKKPREFKPAFELPEALAAAAAAEGGAGWDAEGSVVKNYAAFGVVANPNLLGAHARGTPRLVQSAPLQAPDIAAARAPIPEFEPIDTGSDLENDDLKSALGKKRKDGKSAPLQPLTKIQRVCIGRLIEKYGDDFKAMFMDTKLNAMQHSVGTLKKLCERYHADGKPFVYPL